The following proteins are encoded in a genomic region of Penaeus chinensis breed Huanghai No. 1 chromosome 10, ASM1920278v2, whole genome shotgun sequence:
- the LOC125029631 gene encoding arylsulfatase A-like — MALKDMFITCLVLAIGFSLSVGAADKMKGKRKIHRDVSRPPNVIILYADDLGFGDLSFSGHPTSRTPHIDQLAANGRFFNQFYVTSPVCSPSRAALLTGRLQVRSGVYPGVFTPDNTLGLPLNETTIAQLLQGQGYRTMIIGKWHLGVGAKGEYLPTHFGFEEYYGVPYSHDMCPCRVCFPDGGSCYDDCWKQDVSCPLFSNTTILEQPVSLPTLSSRYLNRALGFISDAHHKNQSFFLYFPTHQIHHPQFASKKFHGKSERGRTGDALLELDWMVGEITLLLRKLRVDSSTILWFASDNGPSLTRHERGGCAGPLRCGKGTTWEGGVRVPSFVSWPGKVRPGRTNGLVSALDILPTLAALTNADTSNLTLDGVDVSSLLWAPDNKSPREMFPVYSEAPARATDPFAVTDGKFKAHFYTKGSDLSDASNYDPMCPQRHPLTRHDPPLLFDIQQDPGERYNLANDTLYQPVLQALTKWRDEHIANVTWMPPRTRALDARAQPCCTTASCNPFPGCCDCPSAPLNPPEKLKSQNLQRRNAFINQPIRYIWMVTSLPLHLFVVHCYAVLQCTGMS; from the exons ATGGCACTGAAGGACATGTTTATAACGTGTCTCGTTTTGGCCATTGGATTCTCTTTAAGCGTCGGTGCCGCGGATAAGATGAAAGGCAAAAGGAAAATTCATAGGGATGTTTCCCGACCTCCGAACGTCATCATTTTGTATGCTGATGACCTCGGGTTCGGTGACCTCAGCTTCTCAGGTCATCCAACTTCCAG AACGCCTCACATCGATCAGCTGGCAGCAAATGGGAGGTTCTTTAACCAATTCTACGTTACAAGTCCTGTCTGCAGTCCTTCTAG AGCGGCCCTCCTGACCGGGCGTCTTCAGGTGAGGAGCGGCGTCTACCCCGGCGTCTTCACCCCCGACAACACCTTAGGCCTCCCGCTCAACGAGACCACGATAGCACAGCTTCTGCAGGGtcag GGTTACCGCACCATGATCATCGGCAAGTGGCACCTGGGCGTGGGTGCCAAGGGCGAGTACCTCCCGACGCACTTTGGCTTCGAGGAATACTACGGCGTGCCTTACTCCCACGACATGTGCCCCTGCCGCGTCTGCTTTCCTGACGGAGGGAGTTGCTACGACGACTGCTGGAAACAGGACGTGTCTTGCCCGCTGTTCAG CAACACAACCATCTTGGAACAACCGGTGTCTCTTCCCACGCTCTCGAGTCGCTACTTGAACCGAGCTCTTGGCTTCATCTCCGACGCTCATCACAAGAACCagtccttcttcctctacttcccgaCTCATCag ATCCACCACCCACAATTCGCGTCCAAGAA ATTCCACGGGAAGAGCGAGCGCGGGAGAACAGGAGACGCCCTGCTGGAGTTGGACTGGATGGTCGGCGAGATCACGCTGCTGCTGAGGAAGCTTCGGGTCGATTCGTCGACGATTCTCTGGTTCGCTTCGGATAACGG ACCGAGCCTGACCCGCCACGAGCGAGGGGGTTGCGCGGGGCCCTTGCGCTGTGGGAAAGGGACGACGTGGGAGGGCGGCGTCAGGGTTCCGTCCTTCGTCTCCTGGCCAGGGAAGGTCAGGCCAG GTCGGACGAATGGGCTGGTGTCAGCTCTCGACATTCTGCCAACCCTGGCCGCTCTGACCAACGCTGACACTTCCAACCTGACTCTGGATGGCGTGGATGTGTCCTCTCTCCTCTGGGCACCGGATAATAAG AGCCCAAGGGAGATGTTCCCAGTGTACTCCGAGGCGCCGGCGAGGGCCACTGATCCCTTCGCTGTCACGGACGGCAAGTTCAAGGCCCACTTCTACACCAAGGGATCAG ATCTGTCTGACGCCAGCAATTACGACCCGATGTGTCCTCAGCGCCACCCTCTCACGCGCCATGACCCGCCTCTGCTCTTCGACATCCAGCAGGACCCCGGGGAGCGTTACAACCTCGCGAACGACACCCTTTACCA gcCGGTACTACAAGCCTTAACAAAATGGAGAGACGAACACATCGCCAACGTGACGTGGATGCCTCCTCGCACTCGCGCCCTCGACGCCCGCGCCCAGCCTTGTTGCACGACGGCCTCCTGCAACCCCTTCCCCGGGTGCTGTGACTGCCCGAGCGCCCCTCTCAACCCCCCAGAGAAGCTCAAGTCTCAAAACCTACAAAGAAGAAACGCGTTCATCAACCAGCCAATTAGATATATTTGGATggtcacttctctccctcttcatctttttgtCGTGCATTGCTACGCTGTTTTGCAGTGTACTGGGATGAGCTGA